A DNA window from Caretta caretta isolate rCarCar2 chromosome 7, rCarCar1.hap1, whole genome shotgun sequence contains the following coding sequences:
- the LOC125639997 gene encoding myb/SANT-like DNA-binding domain-containing protein 7: protein MESQNHKRAPAWTQREVLDLIAVWGDESELRSKRRNAKIFEKISKGMKDRGYHRYLQQCRVKLKELRQAYQKTQEANAHSGSESQTCCFYGELHAILGGAPTTTPHLYMDSCKGVSCNRDEDFGDEEDEEEGEVEDRADQASGETILPDSQELFITLETVPSQPRFPELECREAPLLQIFQCCD from the exons atggagtcccagaatcacaaaagagctccagcatggacccaacgggaggtactggatctgatcgctgtgtggggagacgaatcagaactccgttccaaaagacgaaatgccaaaatatttgaaaaaatctccaagggcatgaaggacagaggctatcacaggtacctgcagcagtgccgcgtgaaacttaaggagctcaggcaagcctaccaaaaaacccaagaggcaaacgcccACTCGGGGTCAGAgtcccaaacatgctgcttctatggtgagctgcatgccattctagggggtgcccctacaactaccccacacctgtacatggactcctgcaagggagtctcatgcaacagggatgaggattttggggacgaggaagatgaggaggagggggaggttgaagatcgCGCAgaccaggcaagtggagaaaccattctccccgacagccaggaactgtttatcaccctggagacagtaccctcccaacccaggttCCCGGAACTTGAATGCAGAgaagcacctctg ctgcaaatatTTCAATGCTGTgactag